A DNA window from Citrobacter tructae contains the following coding sequences:
- a CDS encoding class I SAM-dependent methyltransferase: MLIDDIDFADLYRKQLQLANRTEKKPEHWDKRAEKMAENCATLTDSYLLQLLGKIDLKGAESLFDMGCGPGTVALALAKKIPIIYGVDYSQGMLSVAARRAGQMNAHHIRWVQRAWEEHWDDLPQCDIAVASRSTLVADMRQAMTKLNNQARLRVYTTHLVNSSFVSPTIQRALGREVIELPNYIYALNVLYQMGIHAHVDFIRGPNCQQDNSSWTRFLENVRWSMGELSTDETERLEHWYQQQDPRTIAPASRDWALIWWDSVPREVLQ, encoded by the coding sequence ATGCTCATTGACGACATTGATTTTGCCGATCTTTACCGTAAACAGTTACAGCTGGCGAACAGAACCGAGAAAAAGCCGGAGCACTGGGATAAACGTGCGGAAAAAATGGCCGAGAATTGCGCCACATTAACCGACAGCTACCTGCTTCAGCTACTGGGAAAGATTGACCTGAAAGGCGCGGAGTCACTGTTTGACATGGGCTGCGGTCCCGGTACAGTCGCGCTGGCGCTGGCCAAAAAGATACCGATAATCTACGGCGTGGATTACAGCCAGGGAATGCTGAGCGTTGCCGCCCGCCGCGCCGGGCAAATGAACGCCCACCACATACGCTGGGTCCAGCGAGCCTGGGAAGAACACTGGGACGATTTACCTCAGTGTGATATCGCCGTCGCCTCACGCTCCACGCTGGTTGCCGACATGCGTCAGGCTATGACCAAACTGAATAATCAGGCACGGCTGCGGGTATACACCACCCATCTTGTCAATTCTTCATTTGTCTCCCCTACCATTCAGCGCGCGCTGGGTCGTGAGGTGATTGAACTTCCCAACTACATATATGCGCTGAATGTCCTGTATCAGATGGGCATCCATGCCCACGTTGATTTCATCCGCGGACCAAACTGTCAGCAGGACAACAGCTCCTGGACACGTTTTCTGGAAAACGTACGCTGGAGCATGGGCGAGCTCAGTACCGACGAGACTGAACGTCTGGAGCACTGGTATCAACAGCAGGACCCCCGCACCATTGCGCCCGCCAGCCGCGACTGGGCGCTGATCTGGTGGGACAGCGTGCCGCGGGAGGTACTGCAATGA
- a CDS encoding ABC transporter ATP-binding protein encodes MTLLTVQHASLGYHVRQPLLHNVSFSVSEGSICCLLGANGSGKTTLMRTLLGIHPLLQGNIFLDGVAVNHLSEHERARAIAWVPQAHDGAFAFTVLDMVMMGLAPQMAAFAVPGARERETALQPLEMLGISHLAYRRWNTLSGGERQLVLIARALAQRPRLLLLDEPASSLDFGHQIRLLDTLVTLKDSGMALLMSTHHPLHARAIADSVVRVEPDGAVSQGLPEHQLAADRLAALYRVTPSQITHHLFGSHN; translated from the coding sequence ATGACGCTGCTGACCGTGCAACACGCCTCTCTGGGATACCACGTCCGTCAGCCCCTATTACACAACGTTTCGTTCAGTGTAAGCGAAGGGTCCATTTGCTGCCTGCTTGGCGCAAACGGCAGCGGAAAAACGACGCTGATGCGCACCCTTCTTGGCATTCACCCACTCTTACAGGGCAACATTTTTCTGGATGGCGTTGCGGTAAATCACCTCAGCGAACATGAACGCGCCCGCGCCATCGCCTGGGTGCCGCAGGCGCATGATGGGGCGTTTGCCTTCACCGTTCTCGACATGGTGATGATGGGACTGGCCCCGCAAATGGCGGCATTTGCGGTTCCCGGCGCCAGAGAGCGCGAAACGGCTCTACAACCATTGGAAATGCTGGGAATTAGCCATCTAGCGTATCGACGCTGGAACACGCTGAGCGGTGGGGAACGCCAACTGGTGTTGATTGCCCGTGCGCTGGCACAGCGTCCGCGACTGCTATTGCTGGATGAACCAGCATCCAGCCTCGATTTTGGTCATCAGATCCGTTTGCTCGACACGCTGGTTACCCTAAAAGATTCCGGCATGGCCTTGCTGATGTCGACCCACCATCCTCTGCATGCGCGAGCCATAGCCGACAGCGTGGTACGCGTCGAACCGGACGGCGCGGTGTCGCAAGGTCTTCCTGAACACCAGCTCGCCGCCGATCGACTGGCTGCATTGTATCGCGTTACACCGTCACAAATTACCCACCATCTCTTTGGCTCACACAATTAA
- a CDS encoding TonB-dependent receptor plug domain-containing protein produces the protein MNFTNSCLYTALSLAFAQSAFAGQESETMTVWSSPASAATTTVLGQETIQKLDKQNVAQALSVVPGVVLQKSGNRNEQQVKVRGFDSRQVPVFFDGVPVYIPYDGNLDLGRFLTSDIASVEVSKGYSSLLQGPNQMGGAINITTKKPSKAIEGSIGYRQGWSRSKDNAHDMHASFGASNDLGYIQLSGSQLKQDFLGLPHGVDNPVAGSNGKMINSSADDKRGIIKLGFTPRGDDEYVLTYINQDGEKDNPPYAGTSSQKSRYWQWPQYDKESYYYQGTTHLGDRFTLKSRLYRDTFENTLMMYNSLADLKNKKGSYSHYSDYSDGAGLQLAADMRENDLLSFAVNWKDDVHREKGAPNAAYDRYEDRTWSVASEYQWAAADNVDVVAGISYDWRDSLEGMKHEKNGSVTHYDDNHQSAFNWQVMTKYHFDNTDTLALSYSDRTRFPTLKERYTTSKPAYNQVALVNPQLKPERARSVDLTWNSSLSKDWGFEASVYYNRITDAILSHNIDADTIQNQNSGRVDYTGLDAGVKGKVFDMLDVGLSYGLIHADVKRSDIGKTTDLPTQTLTAWMTLKPRDPLSITLSEEARSSSYSNTDGSQKAAGFAITHLRADYAIGHGFSVNASVNNLFDTQYVYSEGFIEEGRNFWAGVEYTF, from the coding sequence ATGAATTTCACCAACAGTTGTCTTTACACAGCGCTGTCGCTTGCTTTCGCGCAGAGTGCTTTTGCTGGGCAGGAAAGCGAAACCATGACCGTCTGGTCAAGCCCGGCCTCCGCCGCAACCACCACGGTTCTTGGCCAGGAAACAATACAAAAACTGGATAAACAAAACGTCGCCCAGGCGCTGAGCGTAGTCCCCGGCGTGGTGCTGCAAAAATCCGGCAACCGTAATGAGCAACAGGTCAAAGTGCGCGGGTTTGACAGTCGCCAGGTGCCGGTCTTTTTCGACGGTGTTCCGGTGTATATCCCCTACGACGGTAATCTTGATTTAGGCCGTTTTCTCACCTCCGACATCGCCTCGGTTGAAGTCTCCAAAGGCTATTCATCGTTATTGCAAGGTCCAAACCAGATGGGCGGCGCAATCAACATCACCACAAAAAAACCCAGCAAAGCGATTGAGGGCAGCATTGGCTATCGGCAGGGCTGGAGTCGTAGCAAAGACAACGCCCATGATATGCATGCGTCTTTTGGCGCCAGCAACGATCTCGGCTACATCCAGCTCAGCGGTAGCCAGCTAAAGCAGGATTTCCTCGGATTACCACACGGTGTGGATAATCCGGTGGCCGGCAGCAACGGCAAGATGATCAACTCCTCCGCCGATGATAAACGCGGCATCATCAAGCTGGGATTCACTCCACGCGGCGACGATGAATATGTCCTCACCTACATTAATCAGGACGGCGAAAAGGATAACCCGCCGTACGCCGGAACCAGCAGTCAGAAATCGCGCTACTGGCAATGGCCGCAGTACGATAAAGAGAGTTATTACTATCAGGGCACCACACATCTGGGCGATCGCTTTACCCTGAAAAGTCGGCTGTATCGCGACACCTTTGAAAATACGCTGATGATGTACAACTCGCTGGCCGATCTGAAAAATAAGAAAGGCAGCTATAGTCATTATTCTGACTACAGCGACGGTGCGGGATTGCAGCTCGCCGCCGATATGCGTGAAAACGATCTGCTCTCTTTCGCCGTGAACTGGAAAGACGATGTTCATCGCGAAAAAGGCGCGCCGAATGCAGCTTACGATCGTTATGAAGACCGGACATGGTCTGTCGCCAGCGAATACCAGTGGGCGGCTGCGGACAATGTCGATGTGGTGGCAGGGATAAGCTACGATTGGCGCGACAGCCTGGAGGGAATGAAGCACGAGAAAAATGGCAGCGTTACCCACTATGACGACAACCATCAGTCGGCCTTTAACTGGCAGGTGATGACCAAATACCACTTTGACAATACCGACACGCTGGCGCTGTCCTACTCTGACAGAACGCGTTTCCCGACGTTGAAAGAGCGTTACACCACTTCAAAACCGGCCTATAACCAGGTCGCACTGGTTAACCCACAGCTAAAACCAGAGCGCGCCCGCAGCGTTGACCTCACCTGGAACAGCTCACTCAGCAAGGATTGGGGATTCGAAGCCAGCGTGTATTACAACCGTATTACCGATGCGATCCTGTCGCACAATATTGACGCCGACACGATCCAGAACCAAAACAGCGGTCGGGTGGACTACACCGGACTGGATGCAGGCGTTAAAGGCAAGGTCTTCGATATGCTGGACGTGGGACTGAGTTATGGTCTTATCCATGCGGACGTCAAACGCAGCGACATTGGCAAAACGACCGACCTGCCAACGCAAACCCTCACCGCCTGGATGACGCTGAAACCGAGGGATCCACTCAGCATTACGCTGTCTGAAGAGGCTCGCTCGTCAAGCTACAGCAATACCGACGGCTCACAGAAAGCGGCCGGATTTGCCATTACCCATCTCCGCGCGGACTACGCCATCGGCCACGGGTTTAGCGTGAACGCGTCGGTCAATAACCTGTTCGATACGCAGTATGTGTATAGCGAAGGATTTATCGAAGAAGGCCGTAATTTCTGGGCAGGGGTTGAGTATACATTCTAA
- a CDS encoding FecCD family ABC transporter permease — protein sequence MRTSTLSILLTAAIVVCVMVAAISGAYRLDAQHVMALITGQDSVLAQDKIVFWQIRLPRILAALLLGAALAGAGTTYQGMFRNPLVSPDILGVAAGAGLGACSAILLGLPILFIQLYAFVGGLLVVAGVWLITRRVKRHDPVLTLVLVGIALGTVCGAGISLIKTLADPYTQLPSITFWLLGGLSTITAHDLWFSAPLIVAGSIPLLLLRWRMNLLTLSDDEARSLGINVSRLRLGLIVCATLITACTVAIAGIIGWIGLVVPHIGRLLSGNNHQQLLPVSMGIGAILLLLTDTLARTLSSTEIPLGILTAFIGAPFFLLLLLRGGRS from the coding sequence ATGAGAACCTCCACCCTCAGTATTCTGCTGACAGCAGCCATCGTAGTGTGCGTGATGGTCGCCGCAATTTCCGGCGCGTATCGACTGGATGCGCAACACGTCATGGCGCTTATTACCGGTCAGGATAGCGTGTTAGCGCAGGATAAAATTGTCTTCTGGCAAATTCGTTTGCCGCGCATTCTGGCTGCACTACTGCTGGGCGCCGCGCTGGCAGGAGCCGGAACCACCTATCAAGGCATGTTCCGTAACCCGCTGGTTTCACCGGACATTCTCGGCGTGGCCGCGGGCGCCGGTTTAGGTGCCTGCTCGGCCATCCTGCTGGGTTTGCCGATCCTGTTTATTCAGCTGTATGCGTTTGTCGGCGGCCTGCTGGTGGTCGCGGGCGTGTGGCTGATTACCCGCCGGGTGAAACGTCACGATCCGGTTTTAACGCTGGTACTGGTCGGCATTGCGTTGGGCACGGTGTGCGGCGCGGGCATTTCGCTGATCAAAACGCTGGCCGACCCGTATACCCAGCTACCATCAATTACCTTCTGGCTGCTCGGCGGTTTATCCACCATCACGGCGCACGATCTCTGGTTCTCTGCCCCACTGATTGTGGCCGGTTCGATCCCGCTGTTGCTGCTGCGCTGGCGCATGAATTTGCTTACGCTGTCAGATGATGAAGCCCGCTCGCTGGGCATCAACGTGTCCCGACTGCGGCTGGGACTGATTGTCTGCGCTACGCTGATTACCGCCTGTACCGTTGCTATTGCAGGGATTATCGGTTGGATCGGATTAGTGGTGCCGCATATTGGCCGACTGCTCAGCGGTAACAATCATCAGCAACTGCTGCCGGTTTCAATGGGCATCGGGGCCATATTGCTGCTGCTGACCGATACCCTCGCGCGCACGCTAAGTAGCACGGAAATCCCTCTGGGGATCCTGACCGCATTTATTGGTGCGCCGTTCTTCTTGCTCCTGCTGCTGCGGGGGGGCCGTTCATGA
- a CDS encoding GlsB/YeaQ/YmgE family stress response membrane protein, translated as MGIITWIIFGLIAGVIAKLIMPGRDGGGFILTCILGIVGAVVGGWLATMFGIGGDISGFNLHSFLVAVVGAILVLGIFRLVRRD; from the coding sequence ATGGGAATTATTACCTGGATTATTTTTGGTCTGATTGCGGGCGTTATCGCCAAACTGATTATGCCGGGGCGTGATGGCGGTGGATTTATTCTGACCTGTATTCTCGGTATTGTCGGGGCCGTGGTCGGCGGATGGCTGGCAACCATGTTTGGTATTGGCGGTGATATCAGCGGGTTTAATCTGCACAGTTTCCTGGTGGCCGTCGTCGGCGCGATTCTCGTGCTGGGCATTTTCCGGCTGGTGCGGCGAGATTAA
- the modD gene encoding ModD protein, whose protein sequence is MIYFSQAQTDALLQEDIQGGDLTTRALGIGAQPGVITFYHRQGGCVSGIAVARQMLHSLGLTVTEQLSDGEHAVAEQLLIRARGNAAALHQGWKAVQNVLEWSCGISHYLDAMLSVTRSRYPDAQIACTRKAIPGTRMLATQAILAAGGIIHRGGCAETVLLFANHRRFLTDQHDWAGAIAQLRHHAPEKKIVVEADTPDEALAALRAAPDVLQLDKFTPEQAADIARQAPSLAPHCTLALTGGITLASLASYLDCGIRLFITSAPYYAPPADIKVTLSPDAHGI, encoded by the coding sequence ATGATCTACTTTTCGCAAGCGCAAACTGATGCGCTACTGCAGGAAGATATTCAGGGTGGCGATCTGACCACCCGGGCGCTGGGTATTGGCGCACAACCAGGAGTCATCACGTTTTACCATCGCCAGGGAGGATGCGTGAGCGGCATAGCTGTCGCCAGACAAATGCTGCATTCATTAGGTTTGACCGTCACTGAACAGCTGTCTGATGGCGAACACGCGGTCGCTGAACAGTTACTCATTCGTGCCCGCGGCAACGCGGCAGCGCTGCATCAGGGCTGGAAGGCGGTCCAGAATGTGCTGGAGTGGAGCTGCGGCATCTCACACTATCTCGACGCGATGCTAAGCGTTACCCGCAGCCGCTACCCTGATGCGCAGATTGCCTGTACCCGCAAAGCCATTCCCGGCACGCGTATGCTGGCGACTCAGGCAATACTCGCCGCCGGGGGCATTATCCATCGGGGAGGATGCGCCGAAACGGTACTGCTGTTTGCTAATCACCGTCGTTTTCTCACTGACCAGCACGATTGGGCGGGTGCCATCGCGCAGTTGCGACACCATGCGCCGGAAAAAAAGATTGTCGTCGAAGCGGATACGCCAGATGAGGCATTGGCGGCGCTACGCGCCGCGCCCGATGTGCTGCAACTCGACAAATTTACCCCTGAGCAGGCGGCAGATATCGCCCGCCAGGCGCCCTCTCTGGCCCCACATTGCACACTGGCACTGACTGGCGGCATTACCCTCGCTTCGCTGGCAAGTTATCTCGACTGCGGCATCAGACTCTTTATCACCTCCGCGCCTTATTACGCACCACCTGCGGATATCAAAGTCACCCTGAGCCCGGATGCACACGGTATTTAA